The following DNA comes from Janthinobacterium sp. TB1-E2.
CTGGCAGGCAAGCGCATCGGCGTGGAAAAGGTGTCGATCGCGGCCATGCTGATGCTGGGCGAAGACAATGGCAAGTACCGCGACGACGTGCGCATCTTCGATACGGCCGCCGAAGCCTTGCAGCAATTGCAGGCGGGCAAGCTCGACGCCGTGCTGGCCAACCGTTCGGAAATCGAATCGGTGCTGAAAAGCGACCCCGCTTTCCCCTTGAGCGAAGTGGCGTTCGCCCGCTTGCCGCGTGCCGGCTGGGCCGTGGGCCTGGCCGTCAGCAAGCAACAGCTCGACGTGGCCAAGTTGCTGCAGGCAGCCATGAACGAGATGGCGGCCAGCGGCGAACTGAAAACGATCTTTGAGAAGTATGGCGTGAAGGAGGCGCGGCCCTGAAGTAGCTTGCTCTGGTTTAAAAGCCCGCGCATCGGAAGAGGCGCGGGCTTTTTAGTTTTAGAAACTATATTGGGCGCTGACACCCAGCAGCCAATTGCGTCCTGGCGCCGCTTCATAGTAGCGTTTGTTGCTGTCGCCGACGATGACGGAGCCCACGTAGGTCTTGTCGAAAAGATTGTTCAGGCGGGCAAATTCCTTGAAGCGCCAGTTCCCCACGTTTTGTTTGGCGTTGAAGCGCGCATTGAACACCGTGTAGCCGGGCGCCGGTTTTTCGATGTTGCTGTCTTCCGCGTAGACCTGGTTGCTGGCCACGCTTTCCAGCGCCGCGCAAAAGCGGTCGAGCTTATCTTTCCACGCCAATTCCGCGAACAGGTTGGCGCTGGGCACGCCAGGCAAACGGCTGCCTTCGCGCACGCTGCCAAACGCCTGGTCATACACGGCGTGCAGGCTGGTCAGTGCTACTTTTGCCGTGAAACCATATGGCAAGTTTGAGTCCAGCGACACTTCCATACCTTGGCGCAAGGTTTTACCTGCATTGCGATAGCTGGTGCGCCCGCCGCTGGACTTGTCGACCACCAATTCGTCGTTGGTCTTGATCTGGAACACGGCCGCGTTTACGTGGGTGTTGTTGGCGATTCTCGCCTTGATGCCTGCTTCCAGGTTGGTGCTGGTGGCCGGTTTTAGCTGGTAATTGAAGCCGCCGCCCGTGCCCGAGTAAAACAGTTCATTCAAGGTAGGCGCCTCAAAACCGCGCGCGGCGCTGGCGTACACGTTGACGCTCGGCGTCAGTTTATACAGCAGACCCAGCACCGGTGTCGTGTGGCTGAATTCGAGGCTGCCGCTGTCGTTCCCATTGCTGAGATAGTGGTCGTCGACCGCCACTTTCATCTTGCTGTAGCGCACACCTGCGCTCAGCAGCCATGGGCCGCTTTGCCATTCCGTCTGGATATAGGGATCGAGGCTGGAGACGACATTCTGCTCGTCGCGGCGCAGCTTGCCTTTCACGCCAAACGTGTTGCCGATGTAATTTTCATAGCCGGTGCGGTCATCGCTGGAGCGGCCGTAATCGATGCCGATGGTGGTGCTCAGCTTGCCGCCTGCCAACTGGTTCACATGTAGCCAGTTGGTATCGATGCCGTAGAACTCACGCTGGAAGTCAACCACGCCGCCCGAATGGCTAGGCGGCGCCTGGAAGCCTTTGGTAAAAGCCTGGTACTGGATCACGTCGCGGTTGCCGCCATACACCATCACATGCAGGCGGTCGTCGCCGAACGACTGTTCATAGGTGGCGCCGATTTGCTGGTGGTCGATGCTCTTGCGCGTGTTGTAGCGCTCGGCCAGGGTGCGCTTCGGGTTTTGCGTGTCGCTCGCATCGGTTTCGCCAGCGCGCGGGTCGCGGGCAAACGTGGCCCAGGTGGCACCCAGCGGATCTTGCGTGTTGCCTTGGTGCAGGCTGTTGGCAACGATGGTCAGCTTGCTGTCCGCATTGGGCTTGACGGTGATCTTGCCGAACGCCTGTTCGCGCGTGGCGGAGCTGTGATCGCGGAAACCGTCCGTGCGGAAGCGCGAGCCGTCGAGCACGTAGCCGATGCCGCCTGCCTGGCCTTGTGCCGTCAAGTCCACTTTGTTGGTGCCGTAGCTGCCGCCCACCACATTTAATTCGACGGACGGGGGATTTTGCCCATCCTTGGAAAACAGCTGGATCACGCCGCCCGAGTGGTTGCCGTAGATGGCAGAAAACGGTCCGCGCAGCACTTCGATGCGCTCGGCCGTATCGAGGTTGAAGGTGGCGGCCTGGCCTTGGCCGTCGGGCATGCTGGCAGGAATGCCATCGCTGATCAGTTTGACGCCGCGCACGCCAAAGGCCGAGCGTGCGCCGAAGCCGCGCGACGAGATCTGCAAGTCTTGCGCATAGTTCTGGCGGTTTTGCACGACCAGGCCCGGCACGGCGGCCAGCGCTTCTGACGCGTTGACGCGGATTTGGCCATCTTGGATGCGGGCGCTGTCGACGACGTCGATCGAGGCCGGCACTTCCTGGCTGGGATGGGCGATGCGGCTGCCGCTGACGACCACCGTATCCATCAGTTGCCCGTTGGCCGGGGCAGCTGCCTCGGCGGCAAAGACGTGGGGGGCGAGGGTAGCGCTGCCGGCGACAAACAAGCTGGCGATGGTGTTCAGGCGGAAACGGTGCTGCATGCGGATTCTCCAATGTGAATAAAAGCCTGCTTGGTCGCGTGCGCGGCGCAGGTCTGCATCTGTGTATCAAGCAATATGCCTGCCATGTCTCCATTGGTGGGCTGAAATTATACGCGTGTCAGTGGCACGGCGTTTGCATACAGCAATGTTCAGATGCGCCGATGCCGCGCGCTTTTTCTGTGTTTTGCCATCGAAAGGTGATTATGCCCAACTTCTTCTCGCGCTTGCGCCAAGTGTGCTGGCTGCTGCCTGCGCTCGCCAGCAGTACCCTCCAGGCTGCTCCATTTGCCTATGTTCCCAATGAAAAATCGGGCACCTTGAGCGTGATCGACACGGCGACCGACCAGGTCGTGCGCCAGATTGCAGCCGGCAAGCGTCCGCGCGGCATCGCCGCCGACCCCACCGGGCGGCAATTGTTTGTCACGGACGCCGCCAGCAGCGCCTTGCTGCTGATCGATAACGCTGGCGGCACCCCCGTGCGCACTGTGGCGCTGGGTAAGTCGCCCGAAGGCGTTAGCGCCTCGCAAGATGGTAGTCACGTGGCCGTGGCCGTCGAGGAAAACAATAGCGTGGCCTTGCTCGATGGCCATTCCGGTACCTTGCTCGCCGATATCAAGGTACAGGGACGCAACCCGGAACATGCCGTCTTCAGCCCCGATGGGCGCTGGCTGCTGGTCAGCGCGGAAGAGGCCGAACAAGTCGATGTCATCGATGTGGCGCAGCGCCGCCAGGTGGCGTCCGTCGCCGTTGGGCTGCGTCCGCGCGGCATCGGTTTCAGTCCGGACTCGGGCCGCGCCTACGTGGCGTGCGAACTGGTCAATGCCGTCTACGTGATCGACATGGCCGCGCGCAAGGCGGTTGCCACCATTCCCGCTGGCAAGAATGCAAACGGCATCGTGGTCCATCCCAGCGGCAAGCAGGTGTATGTCTCGAACGGTATCGATGGCACGGTGATGGTGATCGACACGGCCAGCAACGAGGTGACGGCCACCATTCCCGTTGGCAAGCGCCCATGGAACATGGCCATCACGCCCGATGGCGCCAAGCTGTATGTGGCCAATGGCCGCTCGAACAGCGTTTCCGTCATCGACACGGCCAGCGCGCGCAAGGTGGCCGATATTGCTGTAGGTGAATTGCCATGGGGCGTGGTGATTCGCTAATGGCACAGGAACAGGTGTTCCAGTCTGGTACACCTGTTCCATTGTGCAGCGGCGCAAGCCCGGGCATGCGCTGAAAAGCACACCGGTATTGACGCTACGCCCTTGTAACAAGGGTAAAAGCGGCTAAGTTTGTAGTGGGATGCCGAGCTGGCACGGCATTTGCGGAAGACTCCGTGTACTCACCCCATCTGTACCAGGACGTTTGATTTTAATTACAGCAATTCCATTCTAATTAACCCGATAGAGGACGACATGAATCTCGCAGACATCAGCAAACTGGGCGTAGCCAATCCCTTCAAACAACGCTATGACAATTACATCGGCGGCAAATTCGTTGCCCCGGTAAAAGGTGAATACTTTCCTAACATCACACCGATCACGGGCTTGCCATTTTGCGAAATCGCCCGTTCCACGGCGGAAGATGTCGAGCTGGCCTTGGACGCGGCCCATGCCGCCAAGGATGCCTGGGGCAAGACTTCGCCTGCGGAGCGCGCCAATATCCTGAACCGCATCGCCGACCGCATCGAACAGAACCTGAGCCTGATCGCCACGGCGGAAACCATCGATAACGGCAAGCCGATCCGCGAAACGATGAATGCCGACATTCCGCTGGCCATCGACCATTTCCGTTATTTCGCCGGTTGCATCCGCGCGCAAGAAGGTTCCGTCGCGCAAATCGATGCGGAAACCTATGCCTACCACTACCACGAGCCGCTCGGCGTCGTGGGCCAGATCATCCCATGGAATTTCCCGATTCTGATGGCTGTGTGGAAACTGGCGCCAGCCCTGGCCGCCGGCAATTGCGTCGTGCTCAAACCGGCCGAGCAGACGCCGGCGTCCATCATGGTGTTGATCGAGCTGATCGGCGATTTGCTGCCGCCGGGCGTGCTGAACATCATCAATGGTTTCGGCCTGGAAGCGGGCAAGCCGCTGGCGTCGAGCAAGCGCATCGCCAAGATCGCCTTCACGGGCGAAACAGGCACGGGCCGCTTGATCATGGGCTACGCCGCGCAAAACCTGATTCCCGTCACCCTGGAGCTGGGCGGCAAGTCGCCGAACATCTTCTTTGAAGACGTGATGGATGCGGACGATGATTATTTCGACAAGTGCTTGGAAGGTTTTGCCATGTTCGCGCTGAACCAGGGCGAGGTGTGCACCTGCCCATCGCGCGTGCTGATCCAGGAATCGATCTACGAAAAATTCATCGAACGCGCCCTGAAGCGCGTGGCCGCCATCAAGCAGGGCAATCCGCTCGATTCGTCCACCATGATCGGCGCGCAGGCGTCTCAGGAGCAGCTGGAAAAAATCTTGTCCTACCTCGACATCGGCCGCCAGGAAGGCGCCGAAGTGCTGGCCGGCGGCGAGCGCAACACGCAGGCGGGCGACTTGGAAGGCGGTTACTACGTGCGTCCGACCGTGTTCAAGGGCAACAACAAGATGCGCATCTTCCAGGAAGAAATCTTTGGACCGGTCGTGTCCGTGACCACTTTCAAGGATGAGGCCGACGCGCTGGCGATTGCCAACGATACCTTGTACGGCCTGGGTGCCGGCTTGTGGACGCGCGACGGTTCGCGCGCCTTCCGTATGGGACGCGCCATCCAGGCGGGCCGCGTGTGGACCAATTGCTACCACCTGTATCCAGCTCACGCCGCGTTCGGCGGCTACAAGCAATCGGGTATCGGCCGCGAAAACCACAAGATGATGCTCGATCACTACCAGCAAACGAAGAACTTGCTGGTGAGCTATAGCCCGAAAGCGCTGGGCTTCTTCTAAACCGGTACACGCGCCGCGCCTGTCGTCCAGGCGCGGCGCGCAGAAAGGGATGCCATGAGTGCAGCAATTGCCCGGGTGGTCGCCACCGATGCGGCACTGGAAATGATGGACAAGTTGCGCCAGCGTCACGGCCCGCTGATGTTTTTCCAGTCGGGCGGCTGCTGCGACGGCAGCGCGCCCATGTGCTACGCGCTGGGCGAGTTCGATGTCAGCGACACCGACATCTATCTCGGCAATTTGAATGGTACACCGTTCTACATGGGACTCGAGCAATTCGAGTACTGGGAGCATACCCAGTTGATTATCGATGTGGTCGATGGCAATGGCGGCATGTTTTCACTCGACAACGGCACGGGCAAGCGCTTCTTGACGCGTTCGCGCCTGTTCACCGATGAAGAGTGCGCCTTGCTGCATGCCCAGCCGCATGAGCACCGCAAGACTTGATACACACACATACTAATAAAACAGAGGGAGATGATTGTGCAGAAAAAAATCATGGGGATACTCGTCGGTTTGGGTTTGGCATCGCTGGCCCAGGCGGCTGACGTGGGCAATGTCACCAATGCCATGCTCGACAGCACGGCGAAGAATCCAGCCAGCGTCCTGTCGTTCGGCATGGGCACGCAGGGCCAGCGCTATTCGCCGTTAACGCAGATCAATGACAAGACCGTGGCCAAGCTGGTGCCGGCCTGGTCGTTCTCGTTTGGCGGCGAAAAACAGCGTGGCCAGGAATCGCAGCCGCTGATTCACAACGGCAAGATGTTCGTTACTGCATCGTATTCGCGCATCTTTGCCGTCGACTTGAAAACGGGCGCCAAGCTGTGGAAGTACGAGCATCGCTTGCCAGACGGCATCATGCCCTGCTGCGACGTGGTCAACCGTGGTGCGGCCCTGTACGGCAACCTGGTGATTTTCGGCACGCTCGACGCCTATCTGGTGGCGCTGGACCAGAATACGGGCAAGATCGTCTGGAAAGAAAAGGTCGACGATTATGCGGCTGGCTACTCGATGACGGCCGCGCCGCTGATCGCCGAAGGCTTGCTGCTGACGGGCGTGTCGGGTGGCGAATTCGGCATCGTGGGGCGGGTCGAAGCGCGCAACCCGATGACGGGCGACCTCGTGTGGAGCCGTCCGACGGTAGAGGGCCACATGGGCCACCGCTACGACAAGGATGGCAAGGCGATCGACAATGGCGTGTCCGGCACCGCGAACAAAACGTGGCCCGGCGACCTGTGGAAAACGGGCGGCGCCTCGACGTGGATGGGTGGTACCTATGATCCGCAAACCAAGCTTGCCTACTTTGGCACGGGCAACCCGGCGCCATGGAACAGCCACTTGCGTCCCGGCGACAATCTGTACTCGTCGTCTACCGTGGCGCTGGACGTGAAAACGGGCCAGATCAAGTGGGCGTATCAAAACACGCCGAACGACGCCTGGGATTTCGACGGCGCCAACGAATTCGTCACTTTCGATATGGATGGCAAGCGCTACGGCGGCAAGGCCGACCGCAACGGTTTCTTCTATGTGATCGACGCCAATACGGGCAAGTTGCAGAACGCCTTCCCGTTTGTGAAGAAAATCACATGGGCCAGCAGCATCGACCTGAAGACGGGCCGGCCCAACTTCATCGCCGCCGGCCGCCCCGGCGACCCGACCAAGGGAGAGGAAGGCAAGAAGGGCACGACCGTGTTTGCCGCGCCTGCTTTCCTCGGCGCCAAAAACCAGATGCCGATGGCCTACTCGCCGCAAACCAAGCTGTTCTATGTGCCGGCGAACGAATGGGGCATGGATATCTGGAACGAGCCGATCAGCTACAAGAAGGGCGGCGCTTTCCTCGGCGCGGGCTTCACCATCAAGCCCTTGTTTGATGACTATATCGGCGCCATGCGCGCCGTCGATCCGAAGACTGGCAAGATCGTCTGGGAAATCAAGAATAACGCGCCGCTGTGGGGTGGCGTGATGAGCACGGCCGGTAACCTGGTGTTCTACGGCACGCCGGAAGGTTTCCTGAAAGCCGTCGATGCGAAGACGGGCAAGGAACTGTGGAAATTCCAGACGGGCTCCGGCGTCGTGGCGCCGCCCGTCACGTGGCAGGATGGCGACACGCAATATGTGGCCGTCGTATCAGGCTGGGGTGGCGCGGTGCCGCTGTGGGGCGGCGAAGTGGCGAAGAAGGTCAACTTCCTGGAACAGGGCGGTTCCGTGTGGGTCTTCAAGCTGGCATCGAAGTAACGGGGTGAAGCACCCGGGCCACACGGATGGGTGTCTCCCTGTCTGCCGGGTGCTTTCTTTTTGCTGACGGCCCAGGCCGTCAGTTTTTTGTTTACCTGGATGACAGATACGCATACTTGCGGTCAAAAAATGAACACTGTCAGTGGCGATTGATCCGCCGCTGCACACGTTCAATACGCTTTTTTTCTTTCTCCCTCTGAGGCTTGCTGGGCACGCTTATTGCCAAAGCTTGAGGTACATCAATCACTGGTGTGCACACTAAAAACAGAGAAGAAAGAGGAGAAGAAATGAACACATGGATCAAGCTGGGGAGCCTCGGTGTCATGACAATCGCAGCGGTGGGACAGGCGCAAGCCGTCGATATCAAGGCTGGCGACTGGACCGTGTCGGTGGGCGGCATCGTCAACGCCTACTACACGCAAGTGTCGTGTTCGGGCGATGCGGTGGGCGGGCTGGCGCTGGGCGGCCAGGCGCTCGGTTGCGGCGGAGAGAAGGACCGAACCACCATCGGCAACGGCTTGCTGCCCAACGGCTTGATCACCTCGGCGAGCTCGAGGCTGGGCGAGTACGACGTGAAAGCCTTGATCGGCATCTACAACTCGACGGCCACGGACAGCGCCATCAGCCAGAACAGCGTGGTCGACGTGCGCCAAGCCTTCTTCACGTTTGGCAATGAGCAGATGGGCACCTTCAAGCTGGGCCGCGACTATGGCATCTTCGGCGCGAACGCGATTTTGTCCGACATGACCTTGCTGGGTTCGGGCGCACCCGTGCAGGCGACGCAGCGTGGCCGCGTGACCCTGGGCCATATCGGCGCCGGCTATACCTATCTGGGCAACTATGGCCAGATCATGTACAGCTCGCCGAAGTCGGGTGGCGTTGGCGTCGATGTGGCGCTGGTCAGTCCGGTCTCCGATACGCCCATCGTGGCAGGCTCGACCTATTCTTCGAAGTCGAGTCCGCAAGTGCAGGCGCAGCTGACGTATGCGCAGGAAGGGTTGAAGGCGTGGCTCGGCGTGAAGTCGCAAAAATTCACCTCGAAAACGCCAGGAGTCGATGACCTGACCATGCGCGGCGTGGAAGTGGGTGGCTCGTACCAGATGGGCCCGGCTAGCGTACTGGTCAACTTCCAGGGCGGCAAGGGGCTCGGTATCTTGTCCGATGCGGACCAGGGCGATACCAAATCGAAGAACTGGCTGCTGCAAGGCACGTATAAAACGACGGACAAGCTGAAGCTGGGTTTGTCCTACGGCATCAGCAAGAACGACGACAACACGGCCGGCACGGGCGGCTTGAAGTCGAACGCCAACCTGACCCTGGGCGCGTATTACTCGCTCAACAGCGCGATCACCCTGGTAGGCGAGCTGGGCCAGACGCGCTCGAAAGGTTTTGCCGGCGGCGAAGCGAAGATGAATGGCGTGTCCCTGGGCGGCATTATTTTCTTCTAACTCAACAACGCGGCGCCTTGCGACAGGGCGCCGCACGGAGCACCATGCATGCGGATAATGCGCTTGTTCATAGCTTGCTGGCTATTCCTGTTTATCCTCGGACAGGCGTGGGCCGGTGTGCTCACCAAGGCCGAGCTGGCGCGGCGTTTTCCTGCGCCCATCGTCGTGGGCGACAAGGAGATCGATTTGCCCGTCTGGCCCCTGTTCCGCCAAAACGCCACGGCGACAGAGCTGGTCGGCTACGTTTTTGAATCGCTGGACTTGGCGCCCATTCCCGGCTTTTCCGGCGTGCCCGTCAATCTGCTGATCGCCATCGATCCGAAGGGCAGTTTTCTCGATGTCGCCGTACTGTCGCAGCACGAACCCGTGTTTCTCGACGGCTTGGGCGAAGCGCCCTTGTTTCAGTTCGTCAAACAGTACCAGGGCTTGTCGCTGAAACAGAATATCGCCATCGATGCGCGAACCAAGCGCGCGCCGGATGCGACCCACGCCGATATCGATGGCGTATCGAAGGCCACGGCTTCCGTGCGCATCATCAACCAGAGCGTGCTGGCCTCGGCCTTGAAAGTGTCGCGCAAAAAACTCGGTTTTGCGCAAGGTCGTGACCCCGACCAGATTGCCCGCATCCGCATGGAGGTATTCGAGAAACTCAGCGTGGCGCAGATGCTCGAACAGGGCTTGATCCAGCATGTGCGCTTGAGCAACAAGGACGTGGAAGCCTTGTTTGCGGGCAGTCCCGGCGCGGGACTCGATGTGGAAGCCCAGCGCGAGCCGGAAGGCGTGTTCATCGACCTATACTTGGCGTATGTTTCCGTTCCCACGGTGGGACGCAATCTGTTGACGGAACGCAGCTGGAACAAATTGCGCAACCGGTTTGACGAGGGCGACCACGCCATCCTCATCATGTCGCGCGGGCGCTACAGCGTGCTGGGCGACGATTTTGTGCGCGGCACCGTGCCCGACCGGCTGTTGCTGAAGCAGGATGGCTTGCCCATCGACATGCGCGACCTGGACCTGGACTTGAGCTTGTCCGATACGGCTTCCTTGCCGACGGAAAATATCGCCGCATTGCGCATCATCAGCCAGGCGGGACTCGATGCGGCCAGTCCGCTGGCGTTCACGCTGCCGATCACGCGCAGCAAGGGCATCGTGTATCCGGAGCGCATCGCGCGCAACGTGGATGTCAGCTACCGCTTGCCGGCAGAGTTCTATACGGCGCCGCAAGGCGACGATGCCACGTGGCGTGGCACGTGGCAGGGACGCAAGGCCGAGTTGCTGCTATTGGTGACCGGGCTGGCGCTGCTGGCCGGCGCCTTGGCGTGGCAGAAACGGCTGGTGCGCGATGGCCGCCAATTTGCATGGTTCCGCCGTCTGTTCCTGTTGTTTACCATTGGCTTCATCGGCTATTACGCGCAGGGCCAGTTGTCGATCGTCAATATCACGGGCGTCATCCAAGCGCTGCTGGCGGGGCGCAGCCTGGGCTTTTTCCTGTTCGATCCGATGACGGTGATCCTGTGGACGTTCGTGCTGCTCAGCCTGCTTGTCTGGGGACGGGGCACGTTTTGTGGCTGGCTGTGTCCGTTTGGAGCGCTGCAGGAATTCACGGGCAAGCTGGGCCAGTGGCTGCGCTTGCCTCAGTGGAAGATCAAGCCGCGCCTCGACGGGCGCCTGAAATGGATCAAGTATGGCTTGCTGTTGGCCATCCTTTTCAGCAGCCTGTTTTCCAGCCAGATCACGGACAAGCTGGTCGAGCTGGAACCGTTCAAGACGGCCATCACCCTGAACTTCGTGCGGGCTTGGCCCTTCGTTGCATATGCCGTGGGCTTGCTGCTGCTCAGCAGTGTTTCCTATAAATTCTTTTGCCGCTACCTGTGCCCATTCGGTGCGGCGCTGGCGCTGCTGGGACGGTTTCGCTTGTTCAATTGGATTCCCCGTCGCAAGGAGTGTGGCACGCCGTGCCAGACTTGCCGCCACCGGTGCGAGCATCACGCCATCGCGCCGAGCGGGAAAGTCGATTATGGCGAGTGTTTCCAGTGCATGGATTGCGTGGTGATTTACGCTAGCGATGAAAAATGCGCGCCCTTGATGCTGGAAATCAAGCGTGCCCGCACGATACCCATTGTCCGGGCCACGGCAGAGGAGAGCAGCAATGCAGCGTAGAACCTTTATATCCGCAGCGATAGGCAGCGTGGCCGGCATGGCGGGCTTGTCTTTGCCGGGCAGCATGGCGCGCGGCACGGCCACGGCATCCGGCGTGCGATCTTATCAAGGCGCAGCGCTGGCGTTTGGCACGACGATCGCCGTCACCGTGTTGCACCACGATCAGCGCCAGGCCGAGCTGGCTATTGAAGACGCCTTGCACGCAGCCAGGAATATCGACCGCCTGATGAGCATTTACAGTCCCGCCAGCCAAGTCTTCCAGCTGAACCGTGACGGCCGCCTGGCCCGGCCGGACGCCCATTTGCTGGCGGTGCTGGCGCAGGCGCAAGTCTTGTCGCAATGGAGCGATGGGGCATTTGATATCACCGTGCAACCTTTATGGCAGCTGTTTCACGCGGCGGCAGACCAGGCCGGCTTGCCTGCGGAAGCACTACGGCGCAAAGCGCAGGCGCGGATCGGCTGGCGGCAATTGGCGTGGGACAAACGCGAAGTGCGTTTCCTGCAGCCCGGCATGGCGCTGACCTTGAATGGCCTGGCGCAAGGTTACGCTGCGGACATGGCGCTGGCTGCCGTGCAGGCGCGCGGCATACGGCACGCGTTGCTGGACACGGGCGAATTCGTTGCGCGCGGGCAGCGCTCCGTGCGCCGGCCATGGACCTTGGGCATCCAAGACCCGCGCGACGCAGAAATCCTCGCGGCCACCTTGAAAGTGGAAGGGCGCAGCGTGGCCACGTCCGGCGATTACGAATGTACGTTCACGCCGGACTTCGTGCATCACCACATCTTCGACCCTTCGAAGGGCGATTCGCCGCGTGAACTGGCCAGCGTGACGGTGCTGGCGCCCACGGGCTTGCTGGCCGATGGCTTGTCGACAACCTTCATGGTGACGGGCGCGGCGCGTGCGCATGCGATGGCCGTACGGATGGAAGGTGTCGACTTGATGACCATCGACAAGCAGGGCCGGCGCCAGATGTCGCCCGGCTTTTCCCGGCTACTCTAGGCTATTTCAGATGCGGCACCTTGCGATAGATTGTGTTGCGCGACACGCCCAGGGCCCGCGCCGTGGCCGAGACGTTGCCGCCGTGGGCATCGAGCGACTTGAGAATGACGCTTTGCTCCATCTCTTCCAGGTTGGCGCCGGCGGCGATCATCCGGTCCGTGCTGGCGCTGGCGGCAGTCGCTTGCGTCATTTCAATATCATCGAGGAAATCGTCGGGCATGTGGCGCAGACAGATTTCGTGTTCGTCGCCTGCCATGACGATGGCTGTGCGCAACAGATTGGTCAGCTGCCGGAAGTTGCCCGGCCATTTATGCTGGTGGAACATGCGCAGGATGTCCGGCGCCACCGTGTAGCGCGTATCGGGGGCTTCCGTCGCGAGGATTTTTTTCACGACCGTATCGAGGTCCGTGCGTTCGCGCAGCGGCGGCAGTTTGACCACCAGGCCATTCAGGCGGTAATACAAGTCTTCGCGGAATAGCCCCTTGGCCATGCGTTCGCGCAAGTTGTGATTCGTGGCGCAAATGAGTTCCACATTGACGGTGATCGATTTGCTGCTGCCCAACGGGGTGACCATACGTTCCTGCAACACGCGCAGCAGGCGCGCCTGCAAGCCAAACGGCATGTCGCCGATTTCATCGAGGAACAGGGTGCCGCCATTGGCTTGCAATATCTTGCCGATGGCGCCCTTCTTGCGCGCACCTGTAAACGCCCCGTCCTCATAGCCGAACAGTTCGGACTCGATCAGGGTTTCCGGGATCGACGCGCAGTTGACGGCGATAAACGGCCCCATGGCCCGTGGCGAATCGTTGTGGATGGCTTGTGCCAGCAATTCCTTGCCCGTACCCGTTTCGCCCATGACGAGGATGGGGATATCGCGTCCCAATACCTTGTTGACCTTTTCGATCACCAGTTCCAGTTGCGGATCGCCCGTGCGCAGGTAGCGCAAGCCGGACAGGCGGCGTGCCGCGTTGGCCGCATGGCTGGCCGGCGCGGGGACCTGCGCCGGGGCGGCGTTGATATCGCTATGGTCGGTGCTGGCAGCAAAGCCATGCTGGAAGGCACTATTGGCTAACCGCAACTGCGCGCGCCCATACACGCGCACGCCGCTGTGCATGCACAGGTTCAGCAAACCGGGCGAGGCCGTGCGGTAATGGTCGTACAGGGCAGACACGGGCAAGCCGAACAGGGAGCTGAACGTGTGCGATTGCAGCGCGGCAAATGACAGGCCCAGCTGGAACAAGCCATTCTTGTTGGCCGATAAGAACCGGCCGCCCGGCGTGAATGAGGCGATGCCTTCCATCAAGGTCCCGATGAATTCAGGACGCGCGTGGAAGTGCACGGTGATGGCGTCTTCGAAGGTGGCGGAAAACAACTGATTTTCGATCATCAGCGCCGACATGCGCACGAGAGCCATCGTATGCTTGTGGAAACTGCGCTGGTCGCTGGAGACATCGAGCACGCCGATGACATTGCCCCTGTGGTCGGTGATCGGCGCTGCGGAACACGTGAGGAAATGATTGGCGGCCAGGTAATGCTGGTCCGCATGGACCAAAGTCGGTACTTTTTCCGTGATGGCCGTGCCGATGG
Coding sequences within:
- a CDS encoding sigma-54-dependent Fis family transcriptional regulator, with amino-acid sequence MYQPSATYRSAPFSSIADANITPAGQDNVPVIIETSHQRSVAFGLSPTATPDFTPAGKSDLSLLIEQNRLLHTHALPAMETLYQQIVNTHNMVILTDANGVIVHSLGDDDFLEKANRVALQPGVAWSEQSRGTNAIGTAITEKVPTLVHADQHYLAANHFLTCSAAPITDHRGNVIGVLDVSSDQRSFHKHTMALVRMSALMIENQLFSATFEDAITVHFHARPEFIGTLMEGIASFTPGGRFLSANKNGLFQLGLSFAALQSHTFSSLFGLPVSALYDHYRTASPGLLNLCMHSGVRVYGRAQLRLANSAFQHGFAASTDHSDINAAPAQVPAPASHAANAARRLSGLRYLRTGDPQLELVIEKVNKVLGRDIPILVMGETGTGKELLAQAIHNDSPRAMGPFIAVNCASIPETLIESELFGYEDGAFTGARKKGAIGKILQANGGTLFLDEIGDMPFGLQARLLRVLQERMVTPLGSSKSITVNVELICATNHNLRERMAKGLFREDLYYRLNGLVVKLPPLRERTDLDTVVKKILATEAPDTRYTVAPDILRMFHQHKWPGNFRQLTNLLRTAIVMAGDEHEICLRHMPDDFLDDIEMTQATAASASTDRMIAAGANLEEMEQSVILKSLDAHGGNVSATARALGVSRNTIYRKVPHLK